From a single Rhodomicrobium lacus genomic region:
- the parC gene encoding DNA topoisomerase IV subunit A, protein MADETILANPPIEPIRLKDALEERYLAYALSTIMHRALPDVRDGLKPVHRRLLFAMRQLKLDPAGGFKKCARVVGDVIGKYHPHGDQSVYDALVRLAQSFSQRYPLVDGQGNFGNIDGDNAAAMRYTEARMTAIAAALLDGIDEDTVDFRETYDGEEEEPVVLPAAFPNLLANGSSGIAVGMATSIPPHNAEEVCDAALYLIKHPKASVETLLTFLPGPDFPTGGVLVDDTAGLVEAYRTGRGSFRLRARWHTEDTGRGGYQIVVTEIPYGVQKSRLIEKMADLLQAKKLPLLGDIDDESAEDIRIVIEPKSRNVDAALLMEQLFRQTELEARIPLNMTVLSKGQVPQVLGLTQVLQEWLDHRRVVLRRRSEHRLKQIDHRLEVLGGLLIAYLNLDEVIRIIRNEDEPKPALIARFALTDVQAEAILNMRLRSLRKLEEMEIRTENDALTKEREGLVDLLGSDEKQWDRISAEIKDIKKQFGKATPLGRRKTGTAALPDIDLSAEEALIEREPVTVVLSEKGWIRALKGHDADLAKLTFKTDDALKVAIKAQTTDKIVLFATNGKFYTLEASQLPGGRGQGEPVRLMIDLDEADDLLEAFVHKAGRKLVVASSVGNGFVVAEDEVVAQTRKGKQVLNLGDGERAALCRPAEGDTLAVVGENRRLLVFPLAELNELTRGRGVRLQKYKDGGVADVQVFGGETGLKLGDTAGRVRVVTELDEFRGARAGAGSPVPKGWPKSGRFGLKGFETT, encoded by the coding sequence ATGGCCGACGAAACGATTCTCGCGAACCCACCCATCGAGCCGATCCGGCTGAAGGACGCGCTCGAAGAGCGCTACCTCGCCTACGCGCTCTCCACCATCATGCATCGCGCGCTGCCCGACGTGCGCGACGGGCTGAAGCCCGTGCATCGCCGCCTCTTGTTCGCGATGCGGCAGTTGAAGCTCGATCCGGCGGGCGGCTTCAAGAAATGCGCGCGCGTCGTCGGCGACGTGATCGGTAAATATCACCCGCATGGCGACCAGTCGGTCTACGACGCGCTGGTGCGTCTCGCGCAAAGCTTCTCCCAGCGTTACCCGCTCGTCGACGGGCAAGGCAATTTCGGCAATATCGACGGCGATAACGCGGCGGCGATGCGCTACACCGAAGCGCGCATGACGGCGATCGCTGCGGCGCTGCTCGACGGCATCGACGAGGACACCGTCGATTTCCGCGAAACCTACGACGGCGAGGAAGAAGAGCCGGTGGTACTTCCCGCCGCGTTCCCGAACCTTCTGGCCAACGGCTCGTCGGGCATCGCGGTCGGCATGGCGACGTCGATCCCCCCGCATAATGCGGAAGAGGTCTGCGACGCGGCGCTCTATCTCATCAAGCACCCGAAGGCGAGCGTCGAGACGCTGCTGACCTTCCTGCCGGGGCCGGACTTTCCGACCGGCGGCGTGCTCGTCGATGACACGGCGGGGCTCGTGGAAGCCTACCGCACCGGGCGCGGCTCGTTCAGGCTGCGCGCGCGCTGGCACACCGAAGACACCGGTCGCGGCGGCTATCAGATCGTCGTCACGGAAATTCCCTACGGCGTTCAGAAGTCGCGGCTCATCGAGAAGATGGCCGACCTTCTGCAAGCGAAAAAGCTGCCGCTGCTCGGCGACATCGACGACGAAAGCGCGGAGGACATCCGCATCGTCATCGAGCCGAAATCGCGAAACGTGGACGCGGCGCTGCTCATGGAGCAACTTTTCCGCCAGACCGAGCTTGAGGCGCGCATTCCGCTCAACATGACGGTGCTGTCGAAGGGGCAGGTGCCGCAGGTGCTGGGCCTGACGCAGGTGTTGCAGGAGTGGCTCGACCACCGTCGCGTCGTGCTGCGCCGTCGTTCCGAGCATCGCCTCAAGCAGATCGATCACCGGCTTGAGGTGCTGGGCGGCCTGCTCATCGCCTATCTGAACCTCGACGAGGTGATCCGCATCATCCGCAACGAGGACGAGCCGAAGCCGGCGTTGATCGCGCGTTTCGCTCTGACGGACGTGCAGGCCGAAGCGATCCTCAATATGCGGCTGAGATCCTTGCGAAAGCTTGAGGAGATGGAAATCCGCACCGAGAACGACGCGTTGACAAAGGAGCGCGAAGGACTTGTCGATCTTCTCGGGTCCGATGAAAAGCAGTGGGACAGGATTTCCGCCGAGATCAAGGACATCAAGAAGCAGTTCGGCAAGGCGACGCCTCTCGGGCGCCGCAAGACCGGCACCGCGGCTCTTCCCGACATCGACCTTTCGGCCGAGGAAGCGCTGATCGAAAGGGAGCCGGTGACGGTCGTGCTGTCCGAGAAGGGCTGGATACGCGCGCTGAAGGGCCACGACGCCGATCTCGCCAAGCTCACTTTCAAGACCGACGACGCGCTGAAGGTCGCGATCAAGGCGCAGACGACCGACAAGATCGTGCTCTTCGCCACCAACGGTAAATTCTACACGCTCGAAGCGAGCCAGCTTCCGGGCGGGCGCGGGCAGGGCGAGCCCGTGCGCCTCATGATCGACCTCGACGAGGCGGACGATCTGCTTGAAGCCTTCGTGCACAAGGCGGGCCGCAAGCTCGTTGTGGCATCGAGCGTCGGCAACGGCTTCGTTGTGGCTGAGGATGAGGTTGTCGCGCAGACGCGAAAGGGCAAGCAGGTGCTGAACCTCGGCGATGGCGAGCGCGCCGCGCTGTGCCGTCCGGCGGAGGGGGATACGCTGGCCGTCGTGGGAGAAAACCGCCGCTTGCTCGTTTTCCCGCTGGCCGAGTTGAATGAACTGACGCGCGGTCGCGGCGTTCGCCTTCAGAAATACAAGGATGGCGGTGTCGCGGATGTGCAGGTGTTCGGTGGCGAAACGGGCCTGAAGCTCGGCGATACGGCGGGCCGCGTCCGCGTCGTGACCGAACTGGATGAGTTCCGGGGCGCCCGCGCAGGGGCGGGCTCACCCGTGCCAAAGGGTTGGCCGAAGTCTGGCCGCTTCGGACTGAAGGGATTTGAAACCACCTGA
- a CDS encoding PHA/PHB synthase family protein, with protein MSDKRQKGDKREAASAPAPSRPLPGLQSPEQFATNLLRAFEASGQAVAKIYEDRDKRSGAFTVAGGMADIGKIFAPIAQYWMSDPQKLAAAQAKLNQDLIDLWGRTYQRFLGEEVQPLIEPAASDPRFKDKEWSENAFFDFLKQAYLLTGKWAGDLVENAETVDRHARKRAEFYLNQIVTALSPSNFPFTNPEVIRTTVSTGGQNLAEGMQHLVEDLNQSGELLRIRQTDMSAFEVGKNLAVTPGKVVYQNDIMQLIQYTPSTESVYRVPLMIVPPWINKYYILDLTPPKSFIKWVVDQGFTVFVVSWVNPDANLASKSFEDYMREGVLDATDAVLRITGEPRTNAVGYCVGGTLLASTLAYMAGTGDDRIASATFLAAQTDFTNAGDLLVFIDDEQLKALDEVMAERGFLDGARMSAVFNMLRPRDLIWPYIVNNYLLGKQPFPFDLLYWNADSTRMPPANHSFYLREFYRDNKLARGLLSLGGVPLDLSRVTIPIYELATREDHIAPAQSVLVGSKLFGGPVRFVLAGSGHIAGVVNPVSRAKYQHWILEDGDPKTIPTVDAFVARAREYPGSWWPDYAKWLGSLSGDKVPPREPGGNGYAPIEDAPGSYVRAVS; from the coding sequence ATGTCAGACAAGCGTCAAAAAGGCGACAAGCGAGAAGCCGCGAGCGCTCCGGCGCCATCCAGACCTTTGCCGGGCCTTCAGTCTCCGGAGCAATTCGCGACGAACCTTCTTCGCGCCTTTGAGGCTAGCGGGCAGGCCGTCGCGAAAATCTACGAGGACCGGGACAAGCGGTCGGGCGCTTTCACGGTTGCGGGCGGAATGGCGGACATCGGCAAGATTTTCGCGCCGATCGCGCAATACTGGATGAGCGACCCGCAGAAGCTGGCAGCCGCTCAGGCGAAGCTCAATCAGGATCTCATCGACCTTTGGGGCCGGACCTATCAGCGTTTTCTCGGCGAGGAGGTCCAGCCGCTGATCGAGCCGGCCGCCAGCGATCCGCGCTTCAAGGACAAGGAGTGGTCGGAGAACGCGTTCTTCGATTTCCTGAAGCAGGCCTATCTTCTGACCGGCAAATGGGCGGGCGATCTCGTCGAGAACGCCGAGACGGTCGACAGACACGCAAGGAAGCGTGCCGAGTTCTATCTGAACCAAATCGTGACCGCGCTTTCGCCGTCCAATTTCCCCTTCACCAATCCCGAGGTGATCCGCACCACCGTCTCGACCGGCGGTCAGAACCTTGCGGAGGGAATGCAGCACCTTGTGGAAGATCTGAACCAGTCGGGCGAACTGCTTCGCATCCGCCAGACCGACATGTCGGCTTTCGAGGTCGGCAAGAATCTCGCCGTCACCCCCGGAAAGGTGGTCTATCAGAACGACATCATGCAGCTCATCCAGTACACGCCGTCGACGGAGAGCGTGTATCGCGTGCCGCTGATGATCGTGCCGCCATGGATCAACAAATATTACATCCTCGACCTGACACCGCCGAAGTCGTTCATCAAATGGGTCGTCGATCAGGGCTTCACGGTTTTTGTGGTCTCCTGGGTGAATCCGGACGCCAACCTCGCCTCGAAATCGTTCGAGGATTACATGCGTGAGGGCGTGCTCGACGCGACCGACGCCGTGCTTCGCATCACGGGCGAGCCGCGCACCAATGCCGTCGGCTATTGCGTCGGCGGCACGCTGCTCGCGAGCACGCTCGCCTACATGGCCGGGACGGGCGACGACCGTATTGCGTCGGCCACGTTCCTCGCCGCGCAGACCGATTTCACCAACGCCGGCGATCTTCTCGTCTTCATCGACGACGAGCAGTTGAAGGCGCTCGACGAGGTGATGGCGGAGCGCGGTTTCCTCGATGGCGCGCGCATGTCGGCCGTGTTCAACATGCTGCGCCCGCGCGATCTGATCTGGCCTTACATCGTCAACAATTACCTGCTCGGCAAGCAGCCGTTCCCGTTCGATCTCCTGTACTGGAATGCGGATTCGACGCGCATGCCGCCAGCGAACCACAGCTTCTACCTGCGCGAATTCTATCGCGACAACAAGCTTGCACGCGGGCTTCTGTCGCTCGGCGGCGTGCCGCTCGACCTCTCCCGCGTGACGATCCCGATCTACGAACTCGCCACGCGCGAGGATCACATCGCGCCCGCGCAGTCGGTGCTCGTCGGCTCGAAGCTGTTCGGCGGACCGGTGCGCTTCGTGCTGGCCGGATCCGGGCATATCGCGGGCGTCGTCAATCCTGTAAGCCGGGCCAAATATCAGCACTGGATCCTTGAGGACGGCGATCCGAAGACGATCCCCACTGTCGACGCCTTCGTGGCGCGGGCAAGGGAATATCCGGGTTCCTGGTGGCCGGACTACGCGAAGTGGCTCGGCTCGCTTTCGGGCGACAAGGTTCCGCCGCGCGAACCCGGCGGCAATGGTTACGCGCCCATCGAGGACGCACCCGGCTCCTACGTCCGCGCGGTGTCGTAG